The following proteins come from a genomic window of Pirellula staleyi DSM 6068:
- a CDS encoding cyclopropane-fatty-acyl-phospholipid synthase family protein, producing the protein MLTTPIGLAERGYLPDFLIRVGIRRLVADRLKLENRRRHGEPNITVAEYADWLRQQEIAVATEKANEQHYEVPPPFFRGCLGKHLKYSCCLFETPSTSLDEAEAAMLRLTCERAEIVDGMKILELGCGWGSLSLWMAEHFPTSQITAVSNSRPQREYIEAQARERGLTNLRIITADMRDFSIAEKFDRVVSVEMLEHMRNYAIVLERIRSWMHDDAKLFVHIFTHARLAYTFETEGESNWMGQHFFTGGQMPSRDLLSHFADDLTIEKQWEVSGRHYQLTSEAWLKNLDAHYHQLLPLLAGHPSGDPAEVVLQRWRIFYLSCAELFGYRGGNEWGVTHYLLRPTK; encoded by the coding sequence ATGCTCACGACACCGATTGGGCTGGCCGAACGAGGCTATCTTCCCGACTTTTTGATCCGCGTTGGTATTCGACGCCTCGTCGCCGATCGGCTGAAACTCGAAAACCGTCGCCGACATGGTGAGCCGAACATCACCGTAGCAGAGTACGCCGATTGGCTGCGCCAGCAAGAGATTGCCGTCGCCACCGAGAAAGCCAACGAGCAGCACTACGAAGTTCCGCCTCCGTTCTTTCGCGGATGTTTGGGCAAACATCTCAAGTACAGCTGTTGCTTGTTCGAGACCCCCAGCACCTCGCTCGACGAGGCCGAAGCAGCAATGCTCCGTCTCACCTGCGAGCGGGCTGAAATTGTCGATGGGATGAAGATTCTCGAACTCGGCTGTGGTTGGGGTTCGCTCTCGCTCTGGATGGCGGAGCACTTTCCCACGTCGCAAATCACTGCCGTTTCGAATTCGCGTCCACAGCGCGAGTACATCGAAGCGCAAGCTCGCGAGCGTGGGCTAACAAATCTCCGCATCATCACCGCCGACATGCGCGACTTCTCGATCGCCGAGAAGTTCGACCGGGTCGTCTCGGTCGAGATGCTCGAGCATATGCGGAACTATGCGATCGTGCTCGAGCGCATTCGCAGCTGGATGCACGACGACGCAAAACTTTTCGTCCATATTTTCACCCACGCTAGGCTCGCCTACACCTTCGAAACCGAGGGTGAATCGAACTGGATGGGGCAGCATTTCTTTACCGGCGGACAGATGCCGTCGCGCGATTTGCTGAGCCACTTTGCCGACGATCTGACGATCGAAAAACAGTGGGAAGTGAGTGGCCGCCACTATCAACTCACCAGCGAGGCGTGGCTCAAAAATCTCGACGCTCACTACCATCAGCTTTTGCCACTCTTGGCGGGACATCCTTCGGGCGATCCGGCCGAAGTGGTGCTGCAGCGCTGGCGCATCTTCTATCTCTCGTGCGCTGAACTCTTTGGCTATCGCGGTGGCAACGAGTGGGGCGTCACCCATTATTTGCTCAGGCCCACGAAGTAG
- a CDS encoding DUF1295 domain-containing protein has translation MELSWPVQIAIGSAAAVALMTTMWLIQLRTKNAGIVDVAWGAGIGVVGAFFALTSTGDGNRKLLLAALIGLWSLRLTTYLFLRVVGHAEEGRYATLRRDWGADVNRRLFWFFQLQAATVVLFAWPVLLAAQSEWPLGSFTDIIGVIVWLLGVGGVALSDAQLARFKRTTTDRRAVCQVGLWRYSRHPNYFFEWLHWWSYLFLALGNPWWLLAAITPLLLLYFLLYVTGIPPTEAQAIASRGEAYKAYQRTTSSFVPWFPQREIN, from the coding sequence GTGGAACTCTCCTGGCCAGTGCAAATCGCAATCGGATCGGCAGCAGCGGTGGCGCTCATGACCACGATGTGGCTCATTCAGCTGCGCACGAAAAACGCCGGGATTGTCGATGTCGCTTGGGGTGCTGGCATTGGGGTAGTCGGAGCCTTCTTTGCCCTCACTTCGACGGGGGACGGCAATCGGAAGTTATTGCTCGCCGCGCTGATTGGGCTTTGGTCGCTGCGCTTAACCACGTACCTCTTCCTCCGCGTCGTGGGGCATGCGGAAGAGGGACGCTACGCCACGCTGCGACGCGACTGGGGTGCCGACGTCAATCGCCGTCTCTTTTGGTTTTTTCAGCTCCAAGCTGCCACCGTTGTTCTGTTTGCTTGGCCAGTCCTTCTAGCAGCACAAAGCGAGTGGCCGCTGGGGTCCTTCACCGACATCATCGGCGTCATCGTTTGGCTGCTTGGTGTCGGCGGCGTGGCCCTTTCCGATGCGCAGCTCGCTCGCTTCAAGCGAACCACCACCGATCGCCGGGCTGTTTGCCAGGTCGGACTGTGGCGCTACTCGCGGCATCCGAACTACTTCTTCGAGTGGCTTCATTGGTGGAGTTATTTGTTCCTCGCGCTCGGCAATCCTTGGTGGCTGCTCGCCGCCATCACGCCACTGCTGTTGCTCTACTTCCTGCTTTACGTCACTGGCATTCCACCAACCGAAGCACAAGCGATTGCCAGCCGCGGCGAGGCCTACAAGGCCTACCAGCGCACGACGAGCTCGTTTGTCCCTTGGTTTCCGCAGCGCGAGATCAACTGA
- a CDS encoding glycosyltransferase family 9 protein, with protein MRVAIMLPNWVGDVAMATPMLRALRHGLGPEAELIGILKPHLRGVLEGTRWLSRMIPYEHKKNFLSNSLALAKTLRPLQLDAMLLLRPTFRAAIVARFCNVKRVIAYARFPHTWLLDQSLEMPRLHGKKQITSCVDQYLQLAGALNCYSNNKQLELATTADDEQLADDVWRRLELPPPKQTVVLNTFGAFGPSKEWPAEHTVGLARRIARELRMGVLIHCGPSERAEAKRIEEEASHPLVRSLADEPNLPFGLSKSVIRRSRLLISTDSGPRHLGAAMGTPTLGLLGPIDARTSFNYHDDSRVIQLAMPCSPCGQPKCPLSHGMCMRGITIDMVFRKACEMMEVPATFPRSAAAAAS; from the coding sequence ATGCGTGTTGCAATCATGCTTCCCAACTGGGTCGGAGATGTGGCGATGGCCACTCCGATGCTGCGTGCCTTGCGCCATGGCCTTGGTCCCGAGGCCGAACTGATCGGCATTCTGAAGCCTCATCTCCGAGGGGTGCTCGAGGGGACCCGTTGGCTCTCGCGGATGATTCCCTACGAACACAAAAAGAACTTTCTCAGCAATTCGCTCGCCCTGGCCAAAACGCTCCGCCCGCTGCAACTCGACGCCATGCTCTTGCTGCGTCCCACGTTTCGAGCCGCCATTGTGGCCCGGTTTTGCAACGTGAAGCGTGTCATTGCTTATGCCCGTTTTCCGCACACCTGGCTGCTCGACCAATCGCTCGAAATGCCTCGACTCCACGGGAAAAAACAGATCACTTCGTGCGTCGATCAGTACCTGCAACTCGCCGGCGCTTTGAACTGCTACAGCAACAATAAACAGCTCGAACTGGCGACGACTGCCGACGACGAGCAGTTGGCCGACGATGTTTGGCGACGCCTGGAACTTCCACCGCCGAAACAAACAGTGGTCTTGAATACCTTTGGAGCGTTTGGCCCGAGCAAAGAATGGCCGGCCGAACATACGGTCGGACTGGCCCGCCGCATTGCTCGTGAACTGAGGATGGGGGTTCTGATCCATTGCGGACCGTCGGAACGTGCCGAGGCGAAGAGAATCGAAGAAGAGGCGAGTCATCCCTTGGTACGAAGTCTGGCCGACGAGCCCAATCTGCCGTTTGGGCTGAGCAAGAGTGTGATCCGCCGCTCGCGGCTGCTGATTAGCACCGACAGCGGACCGCGTCACCTTGGGGCAGCGATGGGAACACCCACGCTGGGGCTTCTAGGGCCTATCGATGCCCGGACGAGTTTTAACTATCACGACGACAGCCGCGTCATTCAGCTGGCAATGCCATGTTCTCCCTGCGGACAGCCGAAATGCCCCCTCAGCCACGGGATGTGCATGCGGGGGATCACCATCGACATGGTCTTTCGTAAAGCGTGCGAGATGATGGAGGTTCCCGCGACATTTCCTCGCTCGGCAGCCGCTGCTGCCAGCTAA
- a CDS encoding HD domain-containing protein, with protein MSVKTKTIVLLSDLEDGQEGDFFAALSARTSSQTREGKKYWRVTFRDAQREVSFPIWNDSPWSKACESEWQIGECYKMRATYRRTQFGPQLEIRKIRATVEADTADGFDPLLCLAKSRFNPAQLMAQLRSIATEELMHPELKEVVLHLLETHEPALLKLPAARRNHHAFVGGWLEHVVSATRNAIFMADKYLADYPELRPPLSRDLVIAGTILHDIGKVHELQLSLDGADYTAAGELIGHILLGRDMLRDAAREFDLEGEMLLRLEHIIVSHQRLAEWGSPKPPMTPEAMLVHYCDDIDAKFHTFLTALEESAEGEFTSTRNPMQYRIFRGSGL; from the coding sequence ATGTCGGTAAAAACCAAAACGATCGTGCTCCTTTCCGATCTCGAGGATGGCCAGGAAGGGGATTTCTTCGCCGCCCTTTCGGCCCGCACGAGTTCGCAAACACGCGAGGGGAAGAAATACTGGCGCGTGACGTTTCGCGACGCGCAGCGCGAGGTTTCGTTCCCGATTTGGAACGACAGCCCTTGGTCGAAGGCTTGCGAGTCGGAGTGGCAAATCGGCGAGTGCTATAAGATGCGGGCGACCTATCGCCGCACGCAGTTTGGGCCGCAGCTCGAGATTCGCAAGATCCGCGCGACGGTGGAAGCCGACACCGCCGATGGTTTCGATCCCCTGCTCTGCTTGGCGAAATCGCGATTCAATCCCGCGCAGCTGATGGCGCAGCTCCGCAGCATCGCGACCGAGGAGCTGATGCACCCCGAGCTTAAAGAGGTGGTGCTGCATCTGCTCGAGACCCACGAACCAGCGCTCCTGAAACTTCCTGCAGCGCGGCGGAACCATCATGCGTTTGTGGGAGGGTGGCTCGAGCATGTGGTGAGTGCCACGCGCAACGCCATCTTCATGGCCGACAAATACCTCGCCGACTATCCCGAGCTCCGGCCCCCCTTGTCGCGCGATTTGGTGATTGCGGGAACAATCCTCCACGATATCGGCAAGGTGCACGAGCTTCAGCTATCGCTCGATGGTGCCGACTACACCGCTGCCGGGGAACTGATCGGTCACATATTGCTCGGCCGAGACATGCTGCGCGACGCAGCGCGCGAGTTCGATCTCGAAGGGGAAATGCTGCTCCGTCTCGAGCACATCATTGTCTCGCATCAACGCCTCGCCGAGTGGGGTTCACCCAAGCCGCCGATGACCCCCGAGGCGATGTTGGTCCACTACTGCGACGATATCGACGCCAAGTTCCACACCTTTTTGACCGCCCTCGAAGAGTCGGCGGAAGGAGAATTCACGAGCACCAGAAACCCGATGCAGTACCGAATATTCCGTGGAAGCGGGTTGTAG
- a CDS encoding GGDEF domain-containing protein codes for MFLFLMFIAMLNVTLGYCLAVTTSPHWEWPSLPRFRFSWPRRPQHASEPVAAEAPAQPAATWVDDQVTPLTEVPQVEELPTEWLDQLQGEGIVAQSFVEASVQVLRLEVGRYREQLIAAEGRTKNYLTSSDGAALVQLRDELLQINTEWLGKQTSAADMLADRRGKLGDFETQGVGLEQVLLDQTAQIESTGSNLSQLDFHTDAVLAGRRMLLEIARLVDLAHTLRDRMHDTLATIMRSQERLDSVDKRMQLDSGTGLLNRVGLEVLLHEWWRDDPSRQRLVSVVLVDIDRFARLNERVGTRGGDRLLVAFAQLMEHLVRRDRGFDRVVRHAGQQLLLFLGDTGPRNATSAVERMRQTIEATTFDYQGTEFELTISSGTTEISKDDDLPSLVGRLELALRTAKKGGRNRTAIDEGKGATLVDPPQYQVKGRVVKVDD; via the coding sequence ATGTTTTTGTTCCTAATGTTTATCGCGATGCTCAACGTCACGCTTGGCTATTGCCTGGCGGTGACAACGTCGCCCCATTGGGAGTGGCCTAGCCTGCCGCGATTTCGTTTCTCCTGGCCACGCCGACCACAGCATGCCAGTGAGCCGGTGGCGGCCGAAGCACCCGCACAACCTGCCGCTACCTGGGTCGACGATCAGGTGACGCCGCTGACCGAAGTTCCCCAAGTTGAAGAACTTCCGACCGAGTGGCTCGACCAGTTGCAGGGCGAAGGGATTGTGGCGCAGTCGTTTGTCGAGGCGTCGGTGCAGGTGCTACGGCTCGAAGTGGGCCGCTATCGCGAGCAGCTGATTGCCGCCGAAGGACGTACCAAAAACTACCTGACTAGCAGCGATGGCGCTGCGCTCGTTCAGCTGCGCGACGAACTGCTGCAGATCAACACCGAGTGGCTGGGAAAACAGACTTCAGCCGCCGATATGCTTGCCGATCGTCGCGGAAAATTGGGTGATTTCGAAACGCAAGGTGTGGGACTCGAGCAAGTGCTGCTCGATCAAACAGCCCAAATCGAAAGCACCGGCAGCAATCTCTCGCAGCTCGATTTTCATACCGACGCGGTCCTCGCAGGTCGGCGCATGCTGCTCGAGATCGCGCGCCTCGTCGATCTCGCACATACGCTGCGGGACCGCATGCATGACACGCTCGCCACGATCATGCGTTCGCAAGAGCGGCTCGACTCGGTCGACAAACGGATGCAACTCGACAGCGGCACCGGACTGCTTAACCGCGTCGGGCTCGAAGTGCTGCTACACGAATGGTGGCGCGACGATCCTAGTCGACAACGACTTGTGAGTGTGGTGCTGGTCGACATCGACCGCTTTGCTCGGCTGAACGAGCGTGTCGGAACGCGCGGCGGCGATCGCTTGCTGGTCGCTTTTGCGCAGTTGATGGAGCATCTTGTGCGGCGCGATCGGGGTTTCGATCGTGTGGTGCGACATGCCGGTCAACAACTGCTGCTGTTCCTCGGCGATACCGGCCCGCGCAATGCCACCAGCGCTGTCGAGCGGATGCGGCAAACGATCGAGGCGACGACGTTCGACTACCAAGGGACCGAGTTCGAATTGACGATCAGCAGCGGCACGACCGAGATCAGCAAAGATGACGATCTCCCCTCGCTGGTTGGACGTCTTGAACTAGCACTTCGGACTGCCAAGAAGGGTGGCCGCAACCGGACCGCCATCGATGAAGGGAAGGGAGCGACTCTGGTCGATCCGCCGCAGTATCAAGTGAAGGGTCGCGTGGTGAAGGTCGACGATTAG
- the prmC gene encoding peptide chain release factor N(5)-glutamine methyltransferase: protein MSTAETWTVQKLLIWTTDYLKKGGSESARLDAEVLLASAQGCERIMLYTMFDQVVADDVRAKFRELVKKRGEGVPVAYLVGKREFYSLPLRVTSDVLIPRPETELVVMTAIDFIKAKAIAAPAVIDVGTGSGAIALAIAKNMKTAQVTAVDVSPAALAVAKQNAVDNKLEARVTLIESNLLGEIPAATKFDVIAANLPYVSDAEYEELPHSVKAFEPKLALVGGTSGSELIEKLLPQAAERMQPGALLLLELSPMLAEKVVALLKADSRFEGVESLKDLAGHARVIRATRKA, encoded by the coding sequence ATGTCGACCGCCGAAACATGGACCGTGCAGAAGCTTCTGATCTGGACCACCGACTACCTGAAGAAAGGTGGTTCCGAATCTGCGCGACTCGATGCCGAAGTGCTGCTGGCCAGCGCGCAAGGTTGCGAGCGCATCATGCTCTACACCATGTTCGATCAAGTGGTGGCCGACGACGTGCGCGCTAAGTTTCGCGAACTGGTGAAAAAGCGTGGCGAAGGTGTGCCGGTCGCCTATCTCGTAGGAAAACGCGAGTTCTATTCGCTACCGCTTCGCGTGACGAGCGACGTGCTGATCCCACGTCCCGAAACCGAACTCGTGGTGATGACTGCCATCGATTTCATCAAGGCCAAAGCGATTGCAGCACCCGCAGTGATCGACGTCGGCACAGGTAGTGGCGCGATCGCTCTTGCGATTGCCAAGAACATGAAAACCGCGCAGGTGACCGCTGTCGATGTCAGTCCCGCCGCGCTGGCTGTCGCCAAGCAAAACGCCGTCGACAACAAACTCGAAGCCCGCGTCACGCTGATCGAAAGTAACTTACTCGGCGAGATTCCAGCTGCTACGAAGTTCGATGTGATCGCCGCCAATTTGCCCTACGTATCCGACGCCGAGTATGAAGAGTTGCCTCACTCGGTGAAAGCCTTTGAGCCGAAACTGGCGCTCGTTGGCGGAACTAGTGGGAGCGAACTCATCGAAAAACTCTTGCCGCAAGCAGCCGAGCGCATGCAGCCCGGCGCTCTGCTGCTGCTCGAGCTCAGCCCGATGCTCGCCGAGAAAGTGGTGGCGCTATTGAAGGCTGATAGCCGTTTTGAAGGGGTGGAGTCGCTGAAGGATCTTGCAGGCCATGCGCGCGTGATTCGCGCGACGCGAAAAGCCTGA
- the prfA gene encoding peptide chain release factor 1 — protein MRDMLEQKLARFEELERMMTDPSLMSDSSKMGNVAREHGSLAKLAVKYRRFKQLNDEVAALVEMSKVSDPDEREMAEAEIPNVRAERERIWSEVLDMTVGGEDAQRSRCVMEIRAGVGGAEGALFAQDLYQMYKRFGEKKGWKVELMEASPTDMGGFKEVILGFEGEGVFRELQYESGGHRVQRVPETEAKGRVHTSAATVAVLPEPEDVEVNIKPDEYRLDKFCASGPGGQHVNKTESAVRLTHYETGIVVSMQDEKSQHKNLAKALRILKSRLYDFYRQREQAKRAAERKSLVGSGDRSERIRTYNFPENRCTDHRIGLTLYKLDQIINGDLQPVLDGLIEHDRNELRDQMGVLEI, from the coding sequence ATGCGTGACATGCTTGAACAAAAGCTCGCTCGATTTGAAGAGCTCGAGCGAATGATGACCGATCCCTCGCTGATGTCCGACTCGTCGAAGATGGGCAATGTCGCTCGCGAACATGGTTCGCTGGCGAAGCTCGCGGTGAAATATCGTCGCTTCAAACAGCTGAACGATGAAGTCGCCGCCCTGGTGGAGATGAGCAAGGTATCCGACCCCGACGAACGCGAAATGGCGGAAGCCGAGATCCCCAACGTGCGCGCCGAACGCGAACGGATTTGGAGTGAAGTGCTCGACATGACGGTCGGTGGTGAAGACGCCCAGCGCTCGCGCTGCGTGATGGAAATTCGCGCGGGTGTTGGTGGTGCGGAAGGGGCTCTCTTCGCGCAAGACTTGTATCAGATGTACAAGCGATTTGGCGAAAAGAAGGGTTGGAAAGTCGAACTGATGGAAGCCTCTCCCACCGACATGGGCGGCTTCAAAGAAGTGATTCTCGGCTTCGAAGGGGAAGGCGTTTTTCGCGAACTGCAGTACGAATCGGGTGGCCATCGTGTGCAGCGCGTTCCCGAAACCGAAGCCAAGGGACGCGTCCACACATCAGCCGCCACGGTCGCCGTCCTTCCCGAACCGGAAGATGTCGAAGTCAACATCAAGCCCGATGAGTATCGACTCGATAAGTTCTGCGCCAGTGGTCCGGGTGGTCAGCACGTGAATAAAACCGAGTCGGCTGTTCGGCTCACGCACTACGAAACTGGCATTGTCGTTTCGATGCAGGACGAAAAGAGCCAGCACAAAAACTTGGCCAAAGCGCTACGCATTTTGAAGAGCCGCCTCTACGACTTTTATCGCCAACGCGAACAAGCCAAACGGGCTGCCGAGCGCAAGAGCCTCGTCGGATCGGGCGATCGTAGCGAACGTATTCGAACCTACAATTTCCCCGAGAATCGTTGCACCGATCACCGCATCGGACTAACGCTCTACAAACTCGATCAGATCATCAACGGCGATCTCCAGCCGGTTCTCGATGGACTGATCGAGCACGATCGCAACGAGCTGCGCGATCAAATGGGTGTGCTAGAAATCTAA
- the rpmE gene encoding 50S ribosomal protein L31 — protein MKEKIHPQYIETAVSCSCGNSFTTRSTRKELRVDICSACHPFFTGKLKYVDTAGRIEKFQNKFAAGSYASLAKPAPKKKKAAASSDE, from the coding sequence ATGAAAGAGAAGATTCATCCACAGTACATTGAAACTGCTGTTTCGTGCAGCTGCGGCAACTCGTTCACCACTCGAAGCACCCGCAAAGAACTGCGCGTCGACATCTGCTCGGCATGCCACCCGTTCTTTACGGGTAAGCTGAAGTACGTCGACACCGCCGGACGTATCGAAAAGTTCCAAAACAAGTTCGCTGCTGGCAGCTACGCCAGCTTGGCCAAGCCTGCTCCCAAGAAGAAGAAGGCAGCCGCTTCGAGCGACGAATAG
- a CDS encoding bile acid:sodium symporter, giving the protein MKQFLIDRWFLIGLTVLVVVGTLLGPALMPLAKVPGIKDVNLFLVMFFMTLPIALAQMQGAISRPAPAALAVAISYGLLPAVAWGIGSLIGPSYGHGLMVASIVPCTQASAAVWTRKAGGNDSIAVLVTIVTNLSCFLVAPAWLAIMRLTPQGLDFVRMVTQLAGLVVLPMILAQIARRIGPVAHLATKYRTPLGVLVQCGLLSMVFFGAIESSQGLRQGLQTTSGWLSMLAMATGVVLLHTTMFFVGLYTSKLCGFSREDSTAVAFSGSQKTLMVGLKVAMDSGYSVLPMITYHIGQLFVDTLLADWLKRRSGLK; this is encoded by the coding sequence GTGAAGCAGTTCCTCATAGACCGCTGGTTTTTGATCGGCCTAACGGTGCTGGTGGTGGTCGGAACTCTGCTTGGGCCGGCGCTCATGCCGCTGGCGAAAGTCCCTGGCATTAAAGACGTTAACCTCTTTCTGGTTATGTTTTTCATGACCCTGCCGATTGCCCTCGCGCAGATGCAAGGGGCGATTTCTCGCCCAGCACCAGCCGCTTTGGCGGTGGCAATCAGCTACGGTCTGCTCCCGGCTGTGGCCTGGGGAATCGGCAGCTTGATCGGCCCCAGCTATGGCCACGGACTGATGGTTGCCTCGATTGTCCCGTGCACACAAGCCTCGGCTGCCGTTTGGACGCGCAAAGCGGGGGGCAACGACTCGATCGCCGTCCTTGTAACGATTGTCACCAACCTCAGCTGCTTTTTGGTCGCCCCCGCTTGGCTCGCCATCATGCGTCTGACGCCGCAAGGGCTCGATTTCGTCCGCATGGTCACGCAGTTGGCCGGACTCGTCGTCCTCCCGATGATTTTGGCCCAAATCGCTCGCCGTATCGGCCCGGTTGCCCACCTAGCCACCAAATATCGCACTCCGCTGGGAGTGTTGGTGCAGTGCGGGCTGCTATCGATGGTCTTCTTCGGCGCGATCGAAAGTTCACAAGGGCTCCGGCAAGGTTTACAGACCACTTCGGGCTGGTTGTCGATGCTCGCGATGGCCACCGGCGTGGTGCTGCTGCATACCACGATGTTTTTCGTAGGTCTTTATACATCCAAGCTTTGCGGCTTTTCGCGAGAAGATTCGACGGCCGTCGCTTTCTCGGGGAGTCAGAAAACGCTGATGGTGGGACTCAAGGTCGCCATGGACTCGGGCTACAGCGTGCTGCCGATGATCACCTACCACATTGGTCAGCTGTTTGTCGATACGCTACTGGCCGACTGGCTGAAGCGTCGGTCGGGACTGAAATAG
- the aroC gene encoding chorismate synthase has translation MLRYSTAGESHGKALLALVDGFPAGVTIDSQIIDAELRRRQGGYGRGGRQRIETDTVDILSGIWKQTSLGSPIALQVINKDYKLERLEDLTRPRPGHGDLTGAIKYLGPIRGILERASARETTVRVAAGALARQLLREFGIEVLGYVVELGGIACEVPDATLDEKRRLRDASDIYSLDPARDPEIKKLIDETGKAGDTLGGVVETVVEGLPFGLGTHAQWDLKLDGRIAQAVMAVQAIKGVEIGLGFEAARRRGSQVHDPIHFDATKRETHTLGFERPSNNAGGLEAGMTNGQPLVVRAAKKPISTLRKSLDSVNLTTLEPEAAQYERSDVCAVSAASVIVENVIAFEVARALVEKFGNDSLVEMKARYDLFQKMARER, from the coding sequence ATGCTACGCTACTCCACCGCCGGCGAATCCCATGGTAAAGCGCTGCTGGCGCTCGTTGACGGCTTTCCTGCCGGTGTGACGATCGACAGCCAGATCATCGACGCCGAACTGCGGCGTCGCCAGGGGGGATATGGTCGCGGCGGACGTCAGCGGATCGAGACCGACACGGTCGATATCCTGTCGGGGATTTGGAAGCAGACGTCGCTCGGCAGTCCGATCGCACTGCAAGTGATCAACAAGGACTATAAGCTCGAGCGCCTCGAGGACCTCACGCGGCCGCGACCAGGTCACGGCGACTTGACCGGCGCGATCAAATACCTCGGCCCGATTCGTGGCATCCTCGAGCGGGCAAGTGCGCGGGAAACTACGGTGCGAGTAGCAGCCGGCGCGCTCGCGCGTCAGCTCCTCCGTGAGTTTGGCATCGAAGTGCTGGGCTACGTGGTGGAACTCGGCGGCATCGCCTGCGAAGTTCCCGACGCAACACTCGACGAGAAACGTCGACTGCGCGACGCGAGCGACATCTACTCGCTTGATCCAGCACGCGATCCCGAGATCAAAAAACTGATCGACGAAACGGGCAAAGCTGGCGACACGCTCGGTGGTGTGGTCGAGACGGTCGTGGAAGGTCTCCCCTTCGGTCTTGGAACCCACGCGCAGTGGGACCTCAAACTCGATGGTCGCATTGCTCAAGCGGTGATGGCAGTGCAGGCGATCAAGGGGGTCGAGATTGGCCTCGGATTTGAGGCGGCTCGACGCCGTGGATCGCAGGTGCATGACCCGATTCATTTCGACGCCACGAAACGCGAAACGCACACGCTCGGTTTCGAGCGTCCTTCGAACAATGCCGGTGGACTCGAAGCAGGTATGACCAATGGTCAGCCGCTCGTAGTTCGCGCCGCCAAGAAGCCGATCAGCACGCTTCGCAAATCGCTCGACAGCGTGAATCTCACCACGCTCGAGCCCGAGGCAGCCCAGTACGAACGAAGCGACGTTTGTGCCGTTTCAGCCGCCAGCGTGATTGTCGAAAACGTGATTGCCTTTGAAGTGGCCCGCGCGCTAGTTGAGAAATTTGGGAACGATAGTTTGGTGGAAATGAAAGCTCGCTACGACCTGTTTCAGAAGATGGCTCGCGAGCGTTAA